The following coding sequences are from one uncultured Desulfobacter sp. window:
- a CDS encoding molybdopterin-dependent aldehyde oxidoreductase has product MIGKKLLVNGIERTVFVNEDDKLSTVLRVGCSTTGVKVGCDQGQCGACNVILNSKLVRSCVTKMKRVPEFSEITTIEGIGTPDNLHPIQAAWIAHGGAQCGFCTPGFIVSAKALLDSNPDPTREDIRDWFQKYKNACRCTGYKQLVDSVMDAAKVLNGKMSMDDLLFKIPEDGRIWGTKYPRPTAVAKVTGTYDFGADLGIKMPEGTLKLALVQAEVSHANIKSIDTSEAEKMPGVYKVVTHKDVLGKNRISGLITFPTNKGDGWDRPILCDEKVFQYGDAIAIVCADTEKNAKAAADKVKVDLELLPEYMSAPAAMAEDAMEIHPGTPNVYYIQKVKKGEDTAPIFESADVVVEDDFYTSRQPHMPIEPDVGFAFPGEDGTLVIHSKSIGIHLHLAMIAPGLGIEPEKLTLVQNPTGGTFGYKFSPTMEALVGVAALATGKPVYLNYDWQQQQTYTGKRSPFLTNLRYAADKDGTLKAMESDWSVDHGPYSEFGDLLTLRGAQYAGAGYNIPNIRGEGRTVCTNHAWGSAFRGYGSTEIEFPSEVLMDMLAEKLEMDPFDLRYKNVYREGATTPTGQVPDSWSLPEMFDKLKSKYEAAKAEAAKKSTDDVKCGVGISVGVYGCGLDGPDTSEAYAELNEDGTITIFNAWEDHGQGADVGTLGTAHEALRPMGIAPDQIRLVMNDTSKTPNSGPAGGSRSQVVTGQATKAACELLMGAMKKSDGTYRTFEEMTAENIPVKYTGTWTAPAKDCDENGQGSPFAVYMYGLFMAEVSVEVATGKTKVTKMTAVADLGKINNRLAVDGQMYGGLAQGIGLALTEDYEDIKKHSTMKGAGFPYIKDIPDEMELIYVEAPREHGPFGAAGVGELPLTAPHAAVINGIHSACGAWVKRLPATPDKVLAALKG; this is encoded by the coding sequence ATGATCGGTAAAAAACTGTTGGTAAACGGTATTGAAAGAACCGTTTTTGTAAACGAGGATGACAAACTTTCCACGGTGCTGCGGGTCGGATGTTCCACCACCGGGGTTAAAGTGGGCTGCGATCAGGGACAGTGTGGCGCCTGCAACGTTATTCTGAATTCTAAACTGGTGCGTTCCTGTGTTACCAAAATGAAACGGGTACCGGAATTTTCCGAGATCACCACCATTGAAGGCATCGGCACACCGGATAACCTGCATCCCATCCAGGCGGCATGGATTGCCCACGGTGGTGCCCAGTGCGGTTTTTGCACCCCGGGTTTCATCGTATCCGCCAAGGCTCTGCTCGATTCCAATCCGGACCCCACCCGCGAGGATATCCGGGACTGGTTCCAGAAATACAAAAACGCCTGCCGCTGCACCGGCTACAAACAGTTGGTCGATTCCGTCATGGACGCCGCCAAGGTGCTTAACGGCAAAATGAGCATGGATGACCTGTTGTTCAAGATCCCCGAAGACGGACGGATCTGGGGTACCAAATATCCCCGCCCCACCGCCGTTGCCAAGGTTACCGGTACCTATGATTTCGGCGCGGACCTGGGCATCAAGATGCCCGAAGGTACCTTGAAACTGGCATTGGTTCAGGCCGAGGTCTCCCATGCCAATATCAAATCCATTGACACCTCCGAAGCCGAAAAGATGCCCGGCGTTTATAAGGTTGTCACCCACAAAGACGTTTTGGGCAAAAACCGGATTTCTGGCCTGATCACCTTTCCCACCAACAAAGGCGACGGCTGGGACCGGCCCATTCTCTGCGATGAAAAGGTCTTCCAGTATGGTGACGCCATTGCCATCGTCTGTGCCGACACCGAGAAAAACGCCAAGGCCGCTGCAGATAAGGTAAAAGTGGATCTGGAATTGTTGCCCGAATATATGAGCGCTCCGGCTGCCATGGCCGAAGATGCCATGGAGATCCATCCAGGCACCCCCAATGTTTACTACATCCAGAAAGTCAAAAAAGGCGAAGACACTGCACCCATTTTTGAGTCCGCTGATGTCGTCGTTGAAGATGATTTCTACACGAGCCGCCAGCCCCATATGCCCATTGAGCCGGACGTAGGTTTTGCCTTCCCCGGCGAAGACGGCACGCTGGTCATCCATTCTAAATCCATCGGTATCCATCTCCACCTGGCCATGATCGCTCCGGGCCTTGGCATTGAACCGGAAAAACTCACTCTGGTCCAGAACCCCACCGGCGGGACCTTCGGCTATAAATTCTCCCCCACAATGGAAGCTTTGGTGGGCGTGGCAGCCCTGGCCACAGGCAAACCGGTATATCTCAACTATGACTGGCAGCAACAGCAGACATATACGGGCAAGCGTTCCCCGTTCCTGACCAACCTGCGCTATGCAGCGGACAAGGACGGCACCCTCAAGGCCATGGAATCTGATTGGAGTGTCGACCACGGCCCCTATTCCGAGTTCGGCGACCTGCTGACCCTGCGCGGTGCCCAGTATGCCGGTGCCGGTTACAATATTCCCAATATCCGGGGCGAAGGCCGGACCGTTTGCACCAACCATGCCTGGGGCTCTGCCTTCCGTGGCTACGGCTCAACGGAAATAGAATTCCCCTCCGAAGTACTCATGGACATGCTGGCCGAAAAACTGGAGATGGACCCCTTTGATCTGCGCTACAAAAACGTATATCGCGAAGGTGCTACCACCCCCACAGGACAGGTTCCCGATTCCTGGAGTCTGCCGGAAATGTTCGACAAGCTCAAATCCAAATATGAGGCTGCCAAAGCCGAAGCTGCTAAAAAATCCACGGACGACGTAAAATGCGGCGTGGGTATTTCCGTGGGTGTATACGGCTGCGGCCTGGACGGCCCGGATACCTCCGAGGCCTATGCAGAACTCAACGAAGACGGCACCATCACGATCTTCAATGCCTGGGAAGATCATGGACAGGGTGCAGACGTGGGTACCCTGGGTACCGCCCACGAGGCCCTTCGGCCCATGGGCATCGCCCCGGATCAGATCCGGTTGGTGATGAACGATACTTCCAAGACCCCCAACTCCGGTCCTGCCGGGGGCTCCCGTTCCCAGGTCGTCACCGGGCAGGCCACCAAAGCTGCCTGCGAGCTGCTCATGGGTGCCATGAAAAAGAGCGACGGCACTTATCGTACCTTTGAGGAAATGACGGCTGAAAACATTCCCGTGAAATACACCGGTACCTGGACTGCACCTGCCAAAGACTGTGATGAAAACGGCCAGGGCAGCCCCTTTGCCGTATACATGTATGGTCTGTTCATGGCTGAGGTCAGCGTTGAAGTTGCCACAGGTAAAACCAAGGTGACCAAAATGACCGCCGTGGCCGATTTGGGCAAGATCAATAACAGGCTGGCCGTGGACGGTCAGATGTACGGTGGTCTGGCCCAGGGTATCGGCCTGGCCCTGACCGAAGACTACGAAGACATCAAGAAGCATTCCACCATGAAGGGTGCAGGCTTCCCCTACATCAAAGATATCCCCGACGAGATGGAATTGATCTATGTGGAAGCACCCAGAGAACACGGTCCTTTCGGGGCTGCCGGCGTGGGCGAACTGCCCCTGACCGCGCCCCATGCCGCCGTGATCAACGGCATCCACAGTGCCTGTGGTGCATGGGTCAAACGCCTGCCGGCCACACCGGACAAGGTACTGGCTGCACTGAAAGGCTAA
- a CDS encoding pyridine nucleotide-disulfide oxidoreductase/dicluster-binding protein: protein MEKSELTAFEAKCIQEEPAFCTAACPFHVDVKSFLAQMARKETDKAFKILEKTLPLPEIITRICDHPCESACIRKDLDSSLSIGLLERACAANRSRQKKYFPPPAKDTRVGIWGSGLSSLSAAWDLALKGYRVTVFEQETLGGHLLQLDEEVLPPSILDKEIARLKKFGVAFTTEADFHTFLENKDKFPSLYIGLDAPGGPETVPVDAFSLQSVSDANIFAGGFPLNNEKVSAQTYPIAFAFQGRKAATSMDRVLCNVSLTAGRDKEGVIQTKLSTDIRREGILSKIEFKGETGYNLEKAAQEAGRCIQCDCSRCLRACNTYLESFKGHPGKYAREIYNNLAIVMGEKKANKLINSCSLCGQCERVCPNDFSMADLCLSARQELVTDGKMPSMAHEFALGEMAHANGDACFFSMHAPDTDTSNTLFFPGCQLTGSSPGQVKAVWAWLRNTVDNNTGIVSGCCGAPAFWGGRKDLFEGTGDTLKKLWESWGSPRIITACTSCTQMLETVLPGAQISSLYVDMAGNADLPEPDQTAGGSVAVSDPCTARKDDATQQAVRDLIQSRGITITELENAGELTECCGFGGLVFNANPDLAGTIIQKRTEQSDLDYIAYCAMCRDRLARAGKNTRHILDLFWPESDKPEKRLDPGFSGRRRNLAAFKQEMVGHETFQNEIPLTPAGKKIIIAQEVFNQIEDEFILVTDVEKVLVHYESDADKHHFINKETGTTIAFFRPANVCFWVEFKILDGAYEILNAWSHRMTVIPAQKFKAGAPLEDLSPNLYCGTCDTPLESVMNHAGYLESRFDVDLPQCRSCGAVFISPALARGKMAEVEKILEDK, encoded by the coding sequence ATGGAAAAATCAGAACTTACTGCATTTGAGGCAAAGTGCATCCAGGAAGAACCGGCATTCTGCACCGCTGCATGCCCCTTTCATGTGGATGTAAAATCCTTTTTGGCACAAATGGCCAGGAAGGAGACGGACAAGGCGTTCAAAATTCTGGAGAAAACCCTTCCCCTGCCGGAGATCATCACCCGGATCTGCGACCATCCCTGTGAATCGGCCTGTATCCGGAAAGATCTGGACAGCAGCCTCTCCATCGGCCTGCTGGAGCGGGCCTGTGCGGCCAACAGAAGTCGCCAGAAAAAATATTTTCCGCCGCCGGCAAAGGATACCCGCGTTGGTATTTGGGGCAGCGGTCTTTCCAGTCTCTCCGCAGCCTGGGACCTGGCTCTAAAAGGGTATCGGGTCACTGTCTTTGAACAAGAGACGTTGGGCGGCCATCTGCTGCAGCTGGACGAAGAGGTCCTGCCCCCTTCGATTCTAGACAAGGAAATTGCCCGCCTTAAGAAATTCGGTGTTGCATTTACCACAGAAGCAGATTTTCATACATTCCTGGAAAATAAAGATAAGTTTCCTTCCTTATACATAGGGCTGGATGCCCCGGGTGGGCCGGAAACGGTTCCAGTTGACGCTTTTTCATTGCAATCGGTATCCGATGCAAACATTTTTGCTGGCGGTTTTCCCCTGAACAACGAGAAGGTCAGTGCCCAAACCTATCCCATCGCCTTTGCATTCCAGGGCAGAAAAGCCGCCACCTCCATGGACAGGGTATTGTGCAACGTCTCCCTGACTGCGGGGCGGGACAAAGAAGGGGTGATTCAAACTAAGCTCTCCACGGACATCCGCCGGGAAGGCATCCTTTCTAAAATCGAATTTAAAGGGGAAACCGGCTACAACCTTGAAAAAGCGGCCCAGGAGGCCGGGCGCTGCATTCAATGTGATTGTTCCAGGTGTCTGCGGGCCTGCAACACCTATCTTGAAAGCTTTAAAGGCCACCCCGGGAAATACGCCCGGGAAATTTACAACAATCTGGCCATCGTCATGGGGGAAAAAAAGGCCAACAAGCTGATTAATTCCTGCAGCCTGTGCGGACAGTGTGAAAGGGTATGCCCCAATGACTTTTCCATGGCGGATCTGTGTCTTTCCGCCCGGCAGGAGCTGGTGACCGATGGTAAAATGCCCTCCATGGCCCATGAATTTGCCCTGGGGGAGATGGCCCATGCCAATGGCGACGCCTGCTTTTTTTCCATGCATGCGCCGGACACCGATACCTCAAATACGCTTTTTTTTCCGGGATGCCAGCTCACGGGCTCGTCACCGGGCCAGGTGAAGGCGGTCTGGGCATGGCTTAGAAATACCGTTGACAATAACACCGGAATCGTATCCGGCTGTTGCGGCGCGCCGGCCTTCTGGGGTGGCCGCAAAGACCTGTTCGAAGGGACAGGCGACACATTAAAAAAATTGTGGGAATCCTGGGGATCACCCCGAATCATCACGGCCTGTACCTCCTGTACCCAGATGCTGGAAACGGTGCTGCCGGGTGCCCAAATTTCATCGTTGTACGTCGACATGGCCGGCAATGCTGATTTGCCTGAACCGGATCAAACTGCCGGCGGTTCTGTGGCTGTCAGTGATCCCTGCACCGCCCGCAAAGATGATGCCACCCAGCAGGCCGTCAGAGATCTGATTCAATCCCGGGGCATTACCATAACCGAACTGGAAAATGCCGGGGAATTGACGGAATGCTGCGGATTTGGCGGCCTTGTGTTCAATGCCAACCCCGACCTTGCCGGCACCATTATCCAAAAACGAACTGAGCAGAGCGACCTGGACTACATTGCTTACTGTGCCATGTGCCGGGACCGCCTGGCCCGGGCCGGGAAAAATACCCGCCATATTCTGGACCTGTTCTGGCCCGAAAGCGACAAGCCGGAAAAACGACTGGATCCTGGATTTTCAGGACGGCGCAGAAACCTGGCTGCATTTAAACAGGAGATGGTCGGCCATGAGACGTTTCAAAACGAGATCCCGCTGACCCCGGCCGGAAAGAAAATCATTATCGCGCAGGAGGTCTTTAATCAGATCGAAGATGAATTCATTCTGGTAACGGACGTTGAAAAGGTCCTGGTTCATTACGAGTCCGATGCCGATAAACACCATTTTATCAATAAGGAAACCGGGACAACCATCGCCTTTTTCCGACCGGCCAATGTCTGTTTCTGGGTGGAATTCAAGATTCTTGACGGGGCCTATGAGATCCTGAACGCCTGGAGCCACAGGATGACTGTGATCCCGGCCCAGAAATTTAAAGCCGGAGCCCCCCTGGAAGATCTCAGTCCGAACCTGTATTGCGGGACCTGCGACACCCCCCTGGAGAGCGTTATGAACCATGCGGGGTACCTGGAATCCCGGTTTGATGTGGACCTGCCCCAGTGCAGAAGCTGCGGGGCCGTGTTCATCTCTCCGGCGCTGGCCAGGGGAAAAATGGCGGAAGTGGAAAAAATTCTTGAGGATAAGTAG
- a CDS encoding DVU_1556 family methyltransferase, which yields MRISSVQAAGIETHRPGGLSLTRAALDHCSLAPGARVLDAGCGYGATCTFLHEDAGFKVFGMDASKERISRATARPTGWDGLRARLPRLPFAPASFGAIFCECVLSLVPDKPGCLAAFFELLQPEGHLVLTDLYLPGAAPTAPDSSPLTCLDGALNKTNLTHIIEQAGFKIRIWEDHTPLLKQMACEMVFKYGSLENFWKTLTGDVLHCGLGSRCRAGELKPGYCLIVADKVTQ from the coding sequence TTGAGGATAAGTAGCGTTCAGGCAGCCGGCATTGAAACCCACCGGCCCGGCGGATTGAGCCTGACCCGGGCCGCATTGGATCATTGTTCTCTGGCACCAGGGGCTCGTGTACTGGACGCCGGGTGCGGATACGGAGCTACCTGCACCTTTTTGCATGAAGATGCCGGATTCAAGGTTTTTGGCATGGATGCCTCGAAGGAGCGGATCAGCCGGGCAACGGCCCGCCCAACGGGTTGGGACGGTCTACGGGCAAGGTTGCCGCGGCTGCCCTTTGCACCCGCTTCCTTCGGGGCAATCTTCTGTGAATGCGTTCTATCTCTGGTGCCGGATAAGCCCGGCTGCCTGGCTGCTTTTTTCGAGCTGCTCCAGCCGGAAGGTCATCTGGTTCTCACGGACCTGTATCTTCCGGGAGCCGCTCCTACGGCCCCTGATTCCTCGCCTTTGACCTGCCTGGACGGGGCGCTGAATAAAACCAATTTAACCCATATCATTGAACAGGCAGGATTTAAAATCCGGATCTGGGAAGACCACACCCCGCTGTTAAAGCAGATGGCCTGTGAAATGGTATTTAAATACGGCAGTCTTGAAAATTTTTGGAAAACACTGACCGGTGACGTTCTTCATTGCGGTTTGGGCTCCCGATGCCGGGCCGGAGAACTCAAGCCCGGATATTGCCTGATCGTGGCAGACAAGGTGACACAGTAA
- a CDS encoding DVU_1555 family C-GCAxxG-C-C protein yields MDDIEILKLKSKGYCCSQIMVQLVLDMADVENRQLVDFSRGLCMGSKLETGSCGILTAGLCLLAMYATQDQDLRASMQDDFRTFFTGAASQGVQCRQIAGSHYPNLNPETCPTLLTQALGALMNILSEHELDPSDLDDE; encoded by the coding sequence ATGGATGATATCGAAATATTAAAGTTAAAGAGCAAAGGCTACTGCTGCAGCCAGATCATGGTACAATTGGTTCTGGACATGGCAGATGTGGAAAACAGGCAACTGGTCGATTTTTCCCGGGGACTGTGCATGGGGTCCAAACTTGAGACCGGCTCCTGCGGGATTCTGACGGCAGGCTTATGTCTTCTGGCCATGTATGCAACCCAGGATCAGGATTTAAGGGCCTCCATGCAGGATGATTTCAGAACGTTTTTCACCGGAGCTGCTTCCCAGGGCGTTCAATGCCGGCAGATCGCCGGAAGTCATTATCCCAATCTCAATCCGGAAACCTGTCCGACCCTTTTGACCCAGGCCCTCGGTGCCCTGATGAATATTCTCAGCGAACATGAACTGGACCCCTCGGATCTTGATGATGAATAG
- a CDS encoding radical SAM (seleno)protein TrsS, which produces MNWTPRILMMNSGRDILHQTQSLCPVCLAPVEARHVVENDSVFLEKTCEAHGVFKTRFWEGRRSYENWIRPKLPIQQRFNMTPVENGCPFDCGLCPEHRQHTCTAVVEITQNCNFSCRFCFAGAGPGNTPDPTLEEISELLEKVHKVSPDANLQISGGEPTLREDLPFIVSRAVETGFGFVQLNTNGFLLARDPDLASRLKAAGLDSVFLQFDGVTDAVYENLRGRPLIEEKQRAVAACVENDIGVILVPTLVPGVNIDQIGQILQFGLDHAPGIRGVHFQPVSYFGRHGEGPKDESRITIPEVLKEIEVQTQGQFKENQFRPSSCEHALCSFNGKFIIGDDGRPSAVTTFNTCCCKPVQAEQGSKQARDSVAEHWKAPVTSIAPAMPAQKEDDMDKFIRQAKTRMFSVSGMAFQDAWNLDLERLKGCCIHSVSPDGRLIPFCAYNLTRADGKGLYRKS; this is translated from the coding sequence ATGAACTGGACCCCTCGGATCTTGATGATGAATAGCGGTCGCGACATATTGCACCAGACCCAGAGCCTGTGCCCGGTATGCCTGGCCCCCGTTGAGGCCCGGCATGTGGTGGAAAATGATTCTGTTTTTCTGGAAAAAACCTGCGAGGCCCACGGGGTGTTCAAGACTCGGTTTTGGGAAGGCCGCCGGAGTTATGAAAACTGGATACGGCCCAAGCTGCCCATCCAACAGCGGTTCAACATGACCCCGGTGGAAAACGGCTGCCCCTTTGACTGCGGCCTTTGTCCGGAACACCGTCAGCATACCTGCACCGCCGTGGTTGAAATTACCCAGAACTGCAATTTTTCCTGCAGGTTCTGTTTTGCAGGCGCAGGTCCCGGGAATACCCCGGATCCCACCCTCGAAGAAATTAGCGAACTTTTGGAAAAGGTCCATAAGGTCAGCCCGGATGCCAATCTCCAGATTTCCGGAGGTGAACCCACCCTACGGGAGGATTTGCCTTTCATTGTTTCCAGGGCCGTTGAAACCGGATTCGGGTTTGTTCAGCTGAACACAAACGGCTTTCTTTTGGCCCGGGACCCGGATCTTGCCTCCCGGCTGAAAGCGGCGGGTCTTGATTCTGTTTTTCTTCAGTTCGACGGGGTGACGGATGCCGTTTATGAGAATCTGCGGGGTCGACCGCTTATTGAAGAGAAGCAACGGGCCGTGGCGGCCTGCGTTGAAAACGACATCGGCGTGATTTTGGTTCCCACCCTGGTGCCGGGTGTTAATATTGATCAGATCGGGCAGATTCTTCAGTTCGGCCTGGATCATGCCCCGGGAATCCGGGGCGTCCATTTCCAGCCGGTCTCCTATTTCGGGCGCCATGGAGAGGGCCCCAAAGACGAGAGCCGAATTACAATCCCTGAAGTGCTCAAAGAGATTGAGGTACAGACCCAAGGCCAGTTCAAGGAAAATCAGTTCAGACCTTCGTCCTGTGAACATGCCCTGTGTTCATTTAACGGCAAGTTCATCATCGGGGATGACGGCAGACCTTCGGCCGTGACCACGTTTAACACCTGCTGCTGTAAACCGGTTCAGGCGGAGCAGGGTTCCAAACAGGCCAGGGATTCCGTGGCCGAGCACTGGAAGGCGCCGGTGACGTCCATTGCTCCGGCAATGCCGGCCCAAAAAGAAGATGACATGGATAAATTCATCCGCCAGGCCAAGACCCGGATGTTCTCGGTATCGGGCATGGCCTTCCAGGATGCCTGGAACCTGGACCTTGAGCGGCTCAAGGGCTGCTGCATCCACAGCGTCTCCCCCGATGGCCGTCTTATTCCATTCTGCGCCTACAATCTGACCCGGGCCGACGGCAAAGGATTGTACCGTAAGTCATGA
- a CDS encoding DVU_1553 family AMP-dependent CoA ligase, which translates to MNAPFLDTWVSRTMELQSSSTDLLGAFERRQLAAVNQTIAHARNHSRFYREFFTGISDAPLKDLKEVAILPFTRPADIQENSKGFLAISQGEISRIVTLNTSGTTADPKRIFFTDGDLGSVEDFFMAVLTAIMNPGETGLVFLPGDTRASAGDLIRTAMQAAQAKAVVPGIIRDFGPAADLVRSRRPSLLVGMPVQILALCEYMKSTGRLPDIAHVILTADHVPAPLVARVEALSGAKVLNHYGMTEIGFGGAVQCPAQEGLHPRHADLFFEIIDRAGNPLPPGQWGEIVVTTLNRTGMPLIRYRTGDVSRILDTPCACGSPFPRLDRIRNRQRVEGDGPDAQRLTMADLDDILFSLPGVVDFKACIDTQTDMPTLDIELMGLESLIEPVHIDSGVFPGLTAALEAGRLRMGKITVRAFDFSNTYVTKRQIQFNRHGLTWPINTQVQPTKKLKAPCRLHRLS; encoded by the coding sequence ATGAACGCCCCGTTTCTTGATACCTGGGTGTCCCGAACCATGGAATTGCAGTCTTCTTCAACAGATCTGCTTGGGGCCTTTGAACGTCGGCAGTTGGCGGCAGTGAACCAAACGATTGCCCATGCCCGGAATCACAGCCGCTTTTACCGGGAATTTTTTACCGGCATTTCAGATGCGCCGCTTAAAGACCTTAAAGAGGTGGCCATCCTGCCCTTTACCCGGCCGGCAGATATCCAGGAAAATTCCAAAGGCTTTCTGGCGATTTCCCAGGGGGAGATCTCCCGCATCGTCACACTGAACACCTCGGGTACCACTGCCGACCCCAAGCGCATTTTTTTCACCGATGGGGACCTTGGCAGCGTCGAGGACTTTTTCATGGCCGTGCTTACGGCCATCATGAATCCCGGGGAGACCGGCCTTGTTTTTCTGCCCGGCGACACCCGGGCCAGTGCCGGGGACCTGATTCGAACGGCCATGCAGGCGGCCCAGGCCAAGGCTGTTGTTCCCGGCATTATCCGGGACTTTGGTCCCGCAGCCGATCTGGTCCGGTCAAGGCGCCCAAGCCTGCTCGTCGGTATGCCCGTACAGATCCTGGCTTTGTGCGAATATATGAAATCCACAGGCAGGTTGCCTGACATTGCCCATGTGATTCTCACCGCGGATCATGTGCCGGCGCCCCTGGTGGCCCGGGTGGAAGCGCTTTCGGGTGCAAAGGTGCTGAACCACTACGGGATGACGGAGATCGGGTTCGGCGGGGCCGTTCAGTGTCCGGCACAGGAGGGGCTGCATCCCAGACACGCTGACCTCTTTTTTGAAATCATTGATCGGGCCGGTAATCCCCTGCCGCCGGGACAATGGGGGGAAATTGTGGTCACCACCCTGAACCGCACGGGGATGCCTTTGATCCGGTACCGGACCGGAGATGTCTCCCGGATACTGGATACCCCCTGTGCCTGCGGCAGCCCCTTTCCCCGGCTGGACCGGATACGGAATCGCCAGAGGGTGGAAGGTGATGGCCCAGACGCCCAACGTCTGACCATGGCCGACTTAGATGATATTCTCTTTTCCCTTCCGGGGGTGGTGGACTTTAAGGCCTGCATAGATACCCAAACTGATATGCCAACCCTGGATATTGAACTTATGGGGCTTGAGTCTCTGATTGAGCCTGTTCATATAGATTCAGGCGTGTTTCCCGGGTTAACTGCAGCCCTTGAAGCGGGCCGGTTGCGCATGGGCAAAATCACTGTCCGTGCCTTTGATTTTAGTAACACGTATGTCACCAAACGACAGATCCAATTTAACCGCCACGGGCTGACTTGGCCGATCAATACCCAGGTTCAACCCACAAAAAAGTTGAAAGCTCCGTGTAGATTACATAGACTTTCATGA
- a CDS encoding molybdopterin-binding protein: MKYYEKDKVEALPVREAVGKVLLHDITRIVPDLFKGPLFRKGHIITEADVDALLDVGKEHIYVSGLKNEVHENEAALRIARAALGPNIDISAPKEGKVGFSSQIHGLLKINVEGLERLNSVQDVAFASLHTGRSVDEAQDIAGTRVIPLTVPEKQVADAEKVCEQYFPIIEVKPFAALDVGMIVTGSEVFHERIRDKFGPVVEKKFNELGSRIVGKRVVPDDLEMTVSAIRDLIADGAQMIALTGGMSVDPDDLTPASVRAAGGKIVTYGVPVLPGAMFMLAYINDIPVIGLPGCVMYHRASIFDLVVPKVLAGETVEKSDIVKMGHGGFCSNCRDCRYPDCGFGK, from the coding sequence GTGAAATACTATGAGAAAGACAAGGTAGAGGCACTGCCCGTCAGAGAAGCTGTGGGTAAAGTTTTGCTCCATGATATCACCCGGATCGTTCCGGATTTGTTCAAAGGTCCCTTGTTCAGAAAAGGGCATATCATCACCGAAGCGGATGTCGATGCTCTGCTGGACGTGGGCAAGGAGCATATTTATGTCTCCGGTTTGAAAAACGAGGTGCATGAAAATGAAGCGGCCCTGCGGATTGCCAGGGCGGCCCTTGGGCCCAATATTGATATCTCCGCCCCCAAGGAAGGAAAGGTGGGCTTTTCATCCCAAATCCACGGCCTGCTTAAAATAAATGTTGAGGGCCTGGAAAGGCTCAATTCGGTTCAGGATGTGGCGTTTGCCTCCCTGCACACCGGTCGCAGCGTGGATGAGGCCCAGGACATTGCCGGCACCCGGGTGATCCCCTTGACCGTACCGGAAAAACAGGTGGCCGATGCGGAGAAGGTGTGTGAACAATATTTTCCCATCATCGAGGTCAAACCCTTTGCCGCCCTGGACGTGGGCATGATTGTCACAGGTTCAGAGGTTTTCCATGAACGGATACGGGATAAATTCGGTCCGGTGGTGGAGAAAAAATTCAATGAGTTAGGATCCCGAATCGTGGGCAAACGGGTGGTTCCCGACGATCTTGAAATGACCGTTTCCGCCATCCGGGATTTAATTGCCGACGGTGCACAGATGATCGCCCTGACCGGCGGTATGTCTGTGGATCCTGACGACCTGACACCCGCATCCGTCCGGGCCGCCGGTGGAAAAATCGTTACCTACGGCGTTCCGGTTCTGCCCGGGGCCATGTTTATGCTGGCCTATATCAACGATATCCCGGTCATTGGCCTGCCCGGCTGTGTTATGTACCACAGGGCCTCCATATTTGATCTGGTGGTGCCCAAGGTGCTGGCCGGGGAAACGGTGGAAAAAAGCGACATTGTTAAAATGGGTCACGGCGGTTTTTGTTCCAACTGCAGGGATTGCAGATATCCAGACTGCGGTTTCGGAAAATAA